The Chitinophaga sp. H8 region TATAGGTAACGGTGTAGTTGCAATAGGGTTTGCCACCAAATGCGATCACGCCGGAGGTGCCCCTGGTACCCAGGTAATGAGCTGTTTTTTTGAGCGGGCTGCCTTCCAGTTGTTCTGAGGGGCTTAAAGGACTGCCTGCAGGTGGCGCAGATACATCTGCCGCATGTGCGTTGGTATTTGATAAGGCCATCATCGCACCTACCGTAGCGCCTATTTTACATCCCATGGCTACCCCGGCAGGGTTGAGGGTGGTAGCACCCAGCAGGCAGCCAGCGGCGGTAGTCACCGCAAATATGGCCCCATTCACACCCACCAGCCCGGCTACGGCAGCTACAAATTTTACCGTATAGGCATCCACATTGGAAGCGGTAGACTGGATAAACAACAAGGACAGCAGGTGTCCTACCCCTGCTCCCATTGCAGCATAACTGGTGCGGTCGGATACCTTAAACTCAGGTTTGTTGTCTACCACATACCGCTCCAGCAGTTTGGAGCTATCCGTGGAAAAGTCGTAGTAGAGCACATTCACGATCGTTTTGCCTATGGTGTCATAATCAAAGGTGAGCATCCCATTTACCTTCTTGCCGCCTTTGGTGCGGAAAAGTGTGGTAACCCGCATCTGGTTATCAAAAATAAGGTTGATGGCAGTGTCTGCATTGGCAGCGTCGTTGATCACCATTTCAGTGATCTTGTCGGGATTGCCTGTTGCATCAAAAGTACCATAACAATGTGTTTTTAGCTTCAGGTCTTCACTGGTATAAACAGCCTGCAGGGCATTCGTTTTATTGGCCAGCGAAGCATTGCTGATAACCTGGAGGGAGCCCTGGGTGGCAGGCTGGGTATCGCCGCCGGAACTGCTTTTTTTACAATAGAAACTGATAAGGCACAATAATGCCAGGATGGAGATAAATCTGAACTGTTTCATAGCATATGATGATTATGGGAGGATGGTTATAACCGCCGGCAGTAGCCGGTGGCTGTCACATGATATTATGCCGCAAATATAATTACCTTTATTCCCGGACATTATACCAAGATCTAGGTATTTTTATTCTGTACTGCAATGTGCATTTTGTGAATACATGAAGCATTCTCCCCCATACCTGCTTTATACCGGGTTGTTCATGCTGATGCTTACCGGAATATTGTCCGCTGCAAAAACAGTGGCACAATCTTACCAGCCGGTACTCACCATTCATGAACAGAATGACGATCATCTGTCGGCATATTATACCTACTGGTTGCAACCTTCCCGTACCGTACCCGATATAGTGTCAGCAAACAATGCTTACCAGGCAGGTGCTTTCCGCCATTGGCATCTTAATAAAACCCTGAGCCTGGGGTATGCTACCAAATTTGTATGGTTAAGGGTGGAAGTAAAAGGCGCTACTGTTTATCCTGTCCGGCTGTTATGGAGCATTTATAATTTTGCAGATACGGTGGTGTTGTACCGGGAGATAAACGGGAAACCGGAAAAGGTAAGTGAAGGTTCTTCCTGGCATATTGCCGGCAAACGCCTGTTTCCTGCCCGTGCAATGAGTATGCCATTCTGGTTGCAGCCAGGAGAGCATGCGGTATTGTATCTGTGCATTGGTAATCTGACAGGCAATATCTATTTCCCTACTGATATTACCACCACAGAAGATTTTTTGCAATGGGAGCAAACATTTCTGTTCCAGCAAAACTGGGCCTGGCTGATTGGTTTTTATGCTTTTAGCATGTTGTTCAGCCTCATCCTCTTTGCCTTCCTCAGAGACCGGATATATTTGTGGTATTGTTTGTATGTGCTGCTGAATGCGGTATTTCTCCTGATGGAAGATGGCATCGATGCCATGGTGTTTCCGCAGTGGCTGTATAGCGCCTGCTGGATAACAGGGCAGTATAATATGATGTTGCTGAGCTGCAGTACCGGGATTAAGATCATGCAGCTGTTCATTTCACAACGCCGGTTTAATCCGCAGCTGAACAGGCTGGGGAATTACCTGATAATTTTCAATACCCTGTTTGTAATCGTACAGGTATCCCTGATAGCCTGGTTTTCAAAACCGGATCATTATGAGCTGATACACGGGTTGCAAAAAACCGGTGATGCCCTGATTGTAGTGACCCTTTGTTTTGTGTTGTATTCATTGGTGAAGGGCGTGATAAAAGGAAGCCTGCAGTGCCGGTATTATAGCATTACTTTCTTTTTCTTCCTGGCAGGCTGTGCGCTTTTTCTGTTGAATCATACCGGGATTACCAACTTTAACCTGATGAAACCCAATGCACTCGCATGGGGTCTTTTCTTTGAGCTGCTTACCCTGTCTGCATTACTTACCGGAAGGTTCAGGTATACCCTGGAGAAGATCAGCAGTTTGCAATTACAGGAATTTAAGGCACAGGCAGCATTGTCCACACAGTTGATCCTGGCGCAGGATGAAGAAAGAAAACGGCTGGCGGCCGACCTGCATGATGGTATCGGCGCTAAGCTAACGGCTATTCGTTTGTTATTGCAACGTAAGAGCGCCCGGACATTGCTGCAGGAAAATGAGGAATTAAAAACACTGGGAGCCGAGCTGGAAAATGGATTGAAAGGAGTAGCTGAGGAGTTGCGCAATATCAGTCATGAGCTGATGCCCCCGGATTTTGCAGAGAAGCGGTTAAAAGAATCCGTAGAAGAACTGGCCACCAATATCAATCTTTCTCCTGGCGTAGTGGTACGTACTTATATAGAAGCACCGCTGGACCAGCTGCCATTGGAAGTACAACTGATCCTGTTCCGTATCCTGACCGAACTGGTCAATAATATCATCCGGCATTCGGGTGCTACGGAAGCCATGATACAGGCATTGATAGATGAAAAAAACATACAGCTGATTGCGGAAGATAATGGGAACGGGTTCAATTCCGGGACGCTGCGGCCACCCGGAATAGGTTTAAAGAATACAAAATCAAGGGTGGAATATCTTTCCGGCACCATGTATATAGATACCAATGTAGCAGGCACCGGCACTACGATCATTATTAATATCCCTAATAAATATGGCAGCTGAAATAAATATTGTGATTGCTGATGATCACTGTATGTTGGCTAACGGGCTGGCATTATTAATTGCTGAAGAAACAGACATGGCTGTTACAGCAGTTTGTTCCAACGGAAAAACATTGATGGCCAGTTTGCGCGAACATGCCGCAGCCGTCGATGTGGTGATCCTGGATATCAATATGCCCGAACTGGATGGGCTGACGGCATTACCCATGATCGTATCTGGCTTCCCGGATATAAAAGTACTGGTGCTAAGTATGTATACCTCTGCAGAGATTATCCGGCGTGTACAAAAAGCAGGCGCGCAGGGCTTTTTGTATAAAGGCGCAGAAACAGCTTTGCTGATAGCTGCTGTGCGGGAAATACATGCCGGCGGCACTGCTTTTGAACAGGAAAAGCGTGGGCATGCAGCGGAGCTGACGGATGATGCCTTTATTAAACTTTCCACCCTTTCGCCCAGAGAAAAAGAAGTAGCCAAACTGATCCGGGATGGACAAACCACCCCCCGCATTGCCCAGCAATTATTTATTGCAGAATACACCGTCAATACTCACCGGAAAAATATTATTCATAAACTGGGATTAAAATCTACTGCGGAGCTGATAAAATTTGCGACGGAAAATAATCTGTAACCTGCGCTGATAGAGCTTTTGCATGCATAGTATGTAGCACAAAAAAAAGGGCGCCTCAACTATTGATGAGACGCCACTTTTAATAATGGGTTAGTAAGTATCTGATTAATTAAGCATAGCCGGCGGCCTGCTTGACTGCAAGTTACCAAAATTATGGTTTGGT contains the following coding sequences:
- a CDS encoding response regulator transcription factor; this translates as MAAEINIVIADDHCMLANGLALLIAEETDMAVTAVCSNGKTLMASLREHAAAVDVVILDINMPELDGLTALPMIVSGFPDIKVLVLSMYTSAEIIRRVQKAGAQGFLYKGAETALLIAAVREIHAGGTAFEQEKRGHAAELTDDAFIKLSTLSPREKEVAKLIRDGQTTPRIAQQLFIAEYTVNTHRKNIIHKLGLKSTAELIKFATENNL
- a CDS encoding 7TM diverse intracellular signaling domain-containing protein, which produces MKHSPPYLLYTGLFMLMLTGILSAAKTVAQSYQPVLTIHEQNDDHLSAYYTYWLQPSRTVPDIVSANNAYQAGAFRHWHLNKTLSLGYATKFVWLRVEVKGATVYPVRLLWSIYNFADTVVLYREINGKPEKVSEGSSWHIAGKRLFPARAMSMPFWLQPGEHAVLYLCIGNLTGNIYFPTDITTTEDFLQWEQTFLFQQNWAWLIGFYAFSMLFSLILFAFLRDRIYLWYCLYVLLNAVFLLMEDGIDAMVFPQWLYSACWITGQYNMMLLSCSTGIKIMQLFISQRRFNPQLNRLGNYLIIFNTLFVIVQVSLIAWFSKPDHYELIHGLQKTGDALIVVTLCFVLYSLVKGVIKGSLQCRYYSITFFFFLAGCALFLLNHTGITNFNLMKPNALAWGLFFELLTLSALLTGRFRYTLEKISSLQLQEFKAQAALSTQLILAQDEERKRLAADLHDGIGAKLTAIRLLLQRKSARTLLQENEELKTLGAELENGLKGVAEELRNISHELMPPDFAEKRLKESVEELATNINLSPGVVVRTYIEAPLDQLPLEVQLILFRILTELVNNIIRHSGATEAMIQALIDEKNIQLIAEDNGNGFNSGTLRPPGIGLKNTKSRVEYLSGTMYIDTNVAGTGTTIIINIPNKYGS